GGGGAAAAATCTGCAGGTCTTCAATGGTGAAGTGGAGCCAGACTGGGGAGGGCTGTCGCAGGATGAACCGCATTGCCGTCACCTGGTCCACATCACACAGCATCTGCAGGGCAAGGGCCAGGGAGTGTAACCACAGGGGCTGGCACTAACTGGGGGCAGCTTTTGGGGTACCCTCCCAAAATCCCCAGGCCaccccagatggaagaagcCCAAGGGAAGCATCGTCCTGTGAGGGctggctgggctgagcagggcacagggaccctCGCAGCCGTGTCAGCGGGACATCAGCACTAGACCCCTGGACTGGGAGCTATCCTGGGAGGTGGGCGAAGAGTGGTGAGCCCTGGAGGGCTGGGTGATGCCACAGTCCCATCCGGACATGCTGACCTGGTGCCGGCGGAGGCAGAAGTAGTCCTGGGAGCCCTCCTCGGTGTGTGGGCAAGGCATCAGGCACAGGTCCCGCAGGCAGGTCACCCAGCGCTGGGACCCGCCAGGGCCGGGCCGCTGCACCCGCACACTCAGGAACGCCGTGTAGAAGTTCCTGAACACGATCTCCTGCACCTGCGGGACCGGCGACCTCAGCCCCACAACGGCACTTCCCCATAGCTGCACCGGCATCCTCCCCCTAGTACTGGGACGGGCACCTACAATCCCTCTTCCATACCGGGATCGACACGCCCCCATACCCCCACTAGCACAGCCCCATATCGGGCATCCCCCACTCTAGTGGGACGGGCACCGCATCCCCAGCATCCCGCCCAGGATCGGTAAGGGTGGTACCCAGCACCGGCATCTCCTCCGCCCCAGGACCGCTCCTCACGTCTTCCCCATACCGCCCACGGCCCACGGCATCCCTTCTGCCCTGGGACCGCCCCCGGCTTCCCCCCATACCGGCACCGGCATCCCCACCCAGCCCACCCCCGCTGCTGCCCCCGGCATCCCCTGTCCTGCCGCGGCCCCGACTCCCCCGACCCCGCACCGTCCCCGGCACGGGACCACCTCGGCACAACCCCTACGGTACCGCCCCTGGCATCCCCCCGTGACTCCACGGGACCACCCCGGtacctccccccccccccccgccgGTACCGCGACGAGCGCGGGCCGCACTCACGTCGGCGGGGGCGCCGCGGGGAAAGCGAAGGTCGATGACGGCGACGCCGGGCCGTGCGGGCTCGGCACCCCCGGCCAGCTGGagaggggcggcggggcggggggcgcagGGCAGCGGGGAgcggcccggcccgccgggcagagccggccccgccgctcccgaCATGGCGGCGCCGCTccggggcggggccgagccggGACACGGCGTCACCGCCCGCGGGCACCGGCAGGGggcgcgcccgccccgccgccgcggaGGGAGAGGGGTcgggcccggggccgcgccgccgcccggcgcCCCCCGCACCGGGACCACCCCAGCGCTTCCCCCAGACCGGCACCGGCACCCCCGCGCGGGTTTAGTTTTCGTGCGGCGAGGACATCGCGGCGCCGAGACCGGAGCCGGGGGTTGAGCCCTCCCGAGGCCACCCCAGCGCCCGGGCAGCGCCGTCCCGGAGCGGAGCGGCGGGTCCGGCCCCGGTGTGCGGGGTCAGCTTCCACCCGGGGCGCACACGGGCGGATCCCGGCTGGGGGTGCCGaggtggggagcagaggggataGGGACGGTACCGGTACCGTGGCAGGTCCCCCGGGGCCAGCCCGAGGGGGCTGAGCCCGTACAAACTGCTGGCAGCCGCACACCGGTTTgtaaggtcttttttttttaataaaacaattgGAGTCTGTATCAAAAATTTAGTAAAAAATTAGATTTGAGagttcactgatttttttaaactattaacTATTCCTGGCGcgcttttttatttttatttattttttaaaattattttttctttttaatcttttccaaCAGTATCCAGGCTGGAGTGCTGGCATGAGGCCACCCAGGCCATTCCTGCACAGTCCCAGAAGCAGTGGGGACAGAGAACACACCCTACTCTGGTCAGAACACCCCACAGGGAGGGGATTTTGCTTAAAATCGACACCCCTCCCTCCCAACCCCGGTGcttcctgggaagcagagaaGTTGCCGTGGCACGGGGCTCAGCTCATCCTTCCACGAGCATTCCCCGACACAGCACCCCCTACTCAGCCATGGGCACCCCAGGCCAGGCTGACCCAACTCATGACTATTTTATGATGCGTGAGAGAGATAGGAtttctttgattaaaaataaaataaaatgataaaataatcAAACCCTGAACCAAGAAGCTGATCCACCCcgagaggaggaggaggctggctGGCCCCGCTGACCAGCCCGTGCagctcacctgcagcacagcactgccctccccctccccaaaaactACACATCCCAGTTTAGGTAAACAGCAGATTAAATGTAAAAACTTAAACCATTGACTTCAGAAAGTCCCttgaatttaattatttttaggcTACCTTTCATGTTACGTCCTGTAGCTAGACACACGTGAATAGAAAAAACAGTACAGTTAGTGTTAAAGGCAAACAGCGGAGACCCAGAGTGCTACCccagtgctgcctgctcctcccGACCCGGCCCGACCCGACCCGACCCCCCTCCTTGCccaccgccccggccccggccaAAGCCCAGCCACCGGGAAGGCATCTTTGAGccgagatttttttttttttctatgaataaaataaaaccaaagcttgttaggcaaaaataaaacaagtgtCCCCCCGAGTCCTGCGAGCGCTCTGGTGCGGCAGGCGCAGCCGGGGAGAGCCTGCTGGGGAGCGGGCTGGGGTTTCATGTTCCCGGCTGGCGAGAGGGCTGCCGGCCCACAGGCAGCACCGGTGTGGAGCTGGAGGCCCCTTCTCCCCCGAGAGCCTCCCGTTTGTTAAGGGGGGACGTAGGGCGGCGGGGACCTGTACGGGGTCATGTTCTTCGGGCGGGAGCCTTTCCCCTCCATGGGTGCAGTGAAGGGGGGGGGAGGCTGGTAGGGCGGCGCGTTGGGGTCCTCATCCCGCAGCGGAGTGTACTCCCCAATGGTGTCCTGGTTGAGCGGCGTGGTCTCCGGCATGCTCTGGTTGGGGTACTCTGGAGGGGGCAGCGGGGCTTTCTCCTCCTGGAGGATGAGGGGCATGCTGGAGGATGGCGGGGGCTTGGAGTCGTCCAGCTCGTCGGCGAAGATGATAGGCACGCCTTTCTTTATGAAGGTGGCCTGGTCTTCGATGGTCAGCTTGCCTTTCCTCTTCTTACGGTAGCAGATCATGGCGATGATGCCAGCCACAAGGAGGATGGCAGCCACCACCACAGCAGGGATGACAGTGTGCAGGTACACATCATCCTCGCTGCTCTTCTCGGGGTCTTTGCCCGCTGCCACCGTTGGAGTCGCCTCTGAGATCACCCTGCCGTCCTTGGTCACGGGGACAAACTGGAtgtgcctgcagctgccagaaCCGACCACAGAAACATTCAGAGGCTTGAACTCAGGCTGCAGGACATTGGAGAAAGCTGGGCTTGGCCTGCCAGAGTCATCTGCAATTTTTTTGCTCAAAGTCCAGATCTGCTCCCGAGGGCAAGGCTCCAGGGGCAGTGTGTTGTTGGTCCACTCCACTACGATGGAGCCTTTGGTGATGTCCTGCACTGTGattgtgctgctgttcctgtcGCCGAATGCCAGAGCCAGCTTCTTCACCAGCATGATCTTCTTATGGATGTCATTCACCACTGCATTATGgtccccttccagcctggccttgaacttcACTGGAGACTTGTCCCCATGTGGGCGTTTGTGGACATGGATTTCAAAAGCATCCACGGCAAAAAGCCCGCCCTTGTCGGTGGCATACATGAAGTACTCATGCTTCCCGATGTGGTTGTGGTCTGGCATGCCATACATGAGCTGGCTGGTGCTGTTGAACTGCACCCACGAATTC
This is a stretch of genomic DNA from Sylvia atricapilla isolate bSylAtr1 chromosome 11, bSylAtr1.pri, whole genome shotgun sequence. It encodes these proteins:
- the NICN1 gene encoding nicolin-1 isoform X2, encoding MSGAAGPALPGGPGRSPLPCAPRPAAPLQLAGGAEPARPGVAVIDLRFPRGAPADVQEIVFRNFYTAFLSVRVQRPGPGGSQRWVTCLRDLCLMPCPHTEEGSQDYFCLRRHQMLCDVDQVTAMRFILRQPSPVWLHFTIEDLQIFPPGQKSPQKDFPSWLSQLTPPEQPASLHGVDGCYDVNLLSYT
- the NICN1 gene encoding nicolin-1 isoform X1: MSGAAGPALPGGPGRSPLPCAPRPAAPLQLAGGAEPARPGVAVIDLRFPRGAPADVQEIVFRNFYTAFLSVRVQRPGPGGSQRWVTCLRDLCLMPCPHTEEGSQDYFCLRRHQMLCDVDQVTAMRFILRQPSPVWLHFTIEDLQIFPPGQKSPQKDFPSWLSQLTPPEQPASLHGELPDPEKVSTEVQQMWVLTEVIRARQAAARIGRFDVDGCYDVNLLSYT